The nucleotide sequence ttcattttcgtttcattcgtttttttcggaaatttcgtttttttcgttttttcggaaatcgaaattcgaaaaaaaaaaaaaacgaatgaaacaaaaacgaaaacatttttttttgaatttcccgaatttccgaaaaaataaaaaaaaaggaaaataacataaacgaaaaaaaagtttttttttggcagtgcacatgtctagtgttggGTCCTTTTTGGCTCCAGTTATACGAGTTGTAGCTTTTATAACAATTGACTTCCACTTACCAGTGAGAAAGTTATCCAGATCAGAAATGAAGTTTTCAAGTTCTTTTGTGTCACCAAGTTTTGCTACAGAAATAAAGCAAAGAACTGCTGAACCGTCTCGCATCATAACGAAATGAAAAAATAATCTCCGACGACACATTTCACGATCTTACCTTTTGGTTGGTGCCTTGATGTTATGCCGGTAACTGAATGACTTAAAGTTTCCTCTGTGTTATATGTGGTGCTTCTCGGAGATGAATTCACATCTGCAAAGATACATCAATTAAAAACCACTTCATTactaagcctgtttttcagattcagtgtttacgagactaaaacagttttttttgctagaatattacttaaaacccccaaacattatatatatttttttttctaacaccctagagaataaaatggcagtcattgcaatactttttgtcacaccgtatttgcgcagcggtcttacaagcgcactttttttggaaaaaattcacttttttaaataaaaaaataacacaacaataaatttggcccaatttttttatatattgtgaaagataatgttacgccgagtaaaatgatacccaacatgtcacgcttaaaaattgcgcccgctcgtggcatggcgtcaaacttttacccttaaaaatcttgataggcgacgtttaaaaaattctacaggttgcattttttgagttacggaGTAGGCATAaggctaaaatgattgctctcgctctaacgatcgcggcgatacctcacttgtgtggtttgaataccgttttcatatgtcggcgctactcgcgtatacgttcgcttctacgcgcgagctcgtcgggaaggggcgctttaaaaaaaatatttttttgcttttcgcatttatttttacttattttacaatttttaacactgaaataaaaaaaataaaaaaaaatatcacttttattcctattacaaggaatgtaaacatcccttgtaatagaaaaaagcatgacaggtcctcttaaatatgagatctggggtcaaaaagacctcagatctcatatttaggcttaaatgcaaaaaaaaaaaaaaaaatttggaaatgtcattttttcaaatgacaaaaaaaaaaatgtctctttaagaggctgagcgggactgacgttttgacgtcacttccgcccagcagagcaatgggggacgggcgaaggagatttttccttcagtctcgtccccgctcagctgccggatggtcgcgatcccctccgccgctaccgacggctccggtaagcggcggagggcgcgggacagcggcgggaggggagggcggcgggaggggagcggcgatctcgcggcgaatccgccgcggagaccgctgttatcgtgtacaggaccgtcggcactaaagatggatacctcagttgtgacagcagctactgccgttactgagatatccatctttaaaaacaggacgtattttgacaatgggctggaaagcaagtggttaaatgtcagaATAGGAGAAATGTTTCCTGTAAAGGAAACACGGGgggatttcttaaccacttcaatgcggggcttttatacccaccttcaCACcggacctattctggcacttctctcctacatgtacaaatcatcattcttttgctagaaaattactcagaacccccaaacattatatatgttttttttttagcagacaccttaagaaataaaatggcggtcaatgcaactaaagccaggtaaggtacggcggcgtagcgagagagagagagagagagagagagagagacttgtaaagcgcaacacatgcgaactgaatcgcctctgggcgctgtatccatttcatgggtaaggaaccccttgacctcagaagagatgggttccgtaaagaagaagaaaaagaagaaaaaacacattagtacACATTTCACGaaagtagcgtatctctgatacgctgcgcgggtgcagatctctgtggatctgcccctacatttatttttttatatgcacaACATGCCACTTACCTTCTGAATTATGACTACTGATCGAAGTTAGATGTTGTTTAAGTTTCTTGAGGTGTTCTTCCGAATCACAAGGTCCTCTTGTAAAGTCTTGCAAAGCGTCATCAAATTCCATCAGGGTGGAAGTTAAATCTTCACCTAGAGAGGCTGATCACAcaggatcgttagtacagagtcATACTTTCCATTTTGCTTACGCGTTGGTATAAATATAACATCATAACTTCCGGTTTGAAATATCATTTTCAAATTGAGAAATGTAACGTTCAGCACTATATAATTCAATAGAATAAAGCAAAATAAGGTTTTGGTGGACTCCAAGATATGATACTTTGAAGGACAATTGACCATACGTGTTATAGAAGGAGCTCAAATGAAAGGTCTCGGTGAAATGCAATGGGCatcaacagggccgccatcaggaattatggggccccttacacagcttcctacatgggccccctggagcagagaaccagggggggggggtgctgccgtgaattgagaagaAGCGGGGGGGACCCTTTAcaacaaaaaataagaaataaaaaaggggggtggccATCTAGGgtcttggggacctctgggccctttaataaaaagaaatatatataaaaaaaatatatatttttttttttaaaaggggggttgccatccgggggggccctgggaacctctgggccctttaataataataataataataatatatatataaaaaaatgtaagaattaaaaaatatataaaaaaaaaagatttacaaaaaaaaaagggggttgtcatctggggccctggggacctccggacccctaaaaaaagaaaaaaaaaattggccctttaataaaaaataaaatatattaaaaaaaaactttttttttataaaaaataaataaaaaaaaaggggttgccatctggggccctgtgggcctccggacccctaaaaaaaaaaaaaaaaattggccctttaataaaaaaataaaataaaaatatattaaaaaaaatatttttttttttataaaaaataaataaaaaaaaaggggggttgccatctggggccatgtgggcccctggggacccctaaaaaaaaaaagtttttttttaagcgggttgccatccgggcccctggggacctccgggccccttacagctgtactgcctgtacccccctgatggcggccctgggcatCAAGGATACTCATGAACTAGCTATAGTATAATTATATGTCGGGGGCATATACAAATATTCCAAAGGGTTAATCAAATAAACAAGAGGAGAAGAGGACAGTTTTGAAGGTACCCTAGGAGGTTACTAGGGGCTCCTTGAGCAATGAAGGGTTTTGAAatcccattaaaggggttgtaaaggtaaacgttttttcaccttaatgcattttatggccgccgctgtatcacaaaAGCacgcccgcaagagctttccaccatgcgagggagcttgcatgaaggtgggaAGCTCTTGCGGGGGGGGGGAACGGAGACAGctgtcgagggaccccagaagaccaggtttgtggccactctgtgcaaaacgagctgcacagtggaggaaagtataacatgtttgttatttaaaaaaaaactatatcttTATTtatcctttaactgcttgccgaccagccgccgcagttttacggtggcaggtcggctctgctgggcgagatcacgtagatctacatcatctctcccggcagccaataggggcgcgcacgcacgcgcatgcccggcggtcgcgatcaccgccgggcacccacgatcgctcgttacagagcgagaaccgggaggtgtgtgtgtaaacacacagctcccggtcctgtcagggagagaaatgcctgaccgtctgttcatacaatgtatgaacagcgatcagtcatttcccctagtgagtccaccccccctacagttagaacacacccagggaacatacttaaccccttcctcgccccctagtgttaaccccttcactgccagtggcatttttatagtaatcaatgcatttttatagcactgatcgctataaaaatgccaatggtcccaaaaatgtgtcaaaagtgtccgatgtgtccgccataatgtcgcagtaccgaaaataaatcgctgatcgccgccattactagtaaaaaaaaaatattaatagaaatgccataaaactatcccctattttgtaaacgctataacttttgcgcaaaccaatcaataaacgcttattgcgattttttttttttttttacaaaaaatatgtagaagaatacgtatcggcctaaactgaggaaaaaaattgttggaacccgatgcaagggggcactctggtgaggaacccgatgcaagggggcactctggtgaggaACCCGATGCATtggggcactctggtgaggaacccgatgcaagggggcactctggtgaggaacccgatgcaagggggcactctggtgaggaACCTGatacaagggggcactctggtgaggaacccgatgcaagggggcactctggtgaggaACCTGATAcaagggggtactctgatggggaccctgatataaacgTGGGTGCTCTGATGAGGAACCTGATGTAagagaggaccctgatgtaagaggggctctgatTGGGACCCTGATATTAGGGGGACATTGGTGGGAATCCTGATGTAAGTAGgaactctaatggggaccctggtgcaagggggcactctaatgaggaacctgatataagggggcactctaatgaggaacctgatgcaagggggcactctgatgaggaccccgatgcaagggggcactctgatgaggaccccgatgcaagggggcactctggtgaggaccccgatgcaagggggcactctggtgaggaacccgatgcaagggggcactctggtgaggaacccgatgcaagggggcactctggtgaggaacccgatgcaagggggcactctggtgaggaacccgatgcaagggggcactctggtgaggaacccgatgcaagggggcactctggtgaggaacccgatgcaagggggcactctggtgaggaacccgatgcaagggggcactctggtgaggaACCCgttgcaagggggcactctggtgaggaACCCgttgcaagggggcactctggtgaggaACCCgttgcaagggggcactctggtgaggaACCCgttgcaagggggcactctggtgaggaACCCGTTGCAAGGGGGCACGCTGGTGAGGAACCCGTTGCAAGGGGGCACGCTGGTGAGGAACCcgatgcaagggggcactctggtgaggaacccgatgcaagggggcactctggtgaggaacccgatgcaagggggcactctggtgaggaacccgatgcaagggggcactctggtgaggaacccgatgcaagggggcactctggtgaggaacccgatgcaagggggcactctgatgaggaacCTGATAcaagggggtactctgatggggaccctgatataaacgTGGGTGCTCTGAtgaggaacctgatgtaagggaggaccctgatgtaagaggggctctgatTGGGACCCTGATATTAGGGGGACATTGGTGGGAATCCTGATgaactctaatggggaccctggtgcaagggggcactctaatgaggaacctgatataagggggcactctgatgaggaacccgatgcaagggggcactctggtgaggaacccgatgcaaaggggcactctggtgaggaacccgatgcaagggggcactctgatgaggaacccgttgcaagggggcactctggtgaggaACCCgttgcaagggggcactctgttGAGGAACCCgttgcaagggggcactctggtgaggaACCCgttgcaagggggcactctggtgaggaACCCgttgcaagggggcactctg is from Rana temporaria chromosome 9, aRanTem1.1, whole genome shotgun sequence and encodes:
- the LOC120914405 gene encoding regulator of cell cycle RGCC-like — encoded protein: MDRKASLGEDLTSTLMEFDDALQDFTRGPCDSEEHLKKLKQHLTSISSHNSEDVNSSPRSTTYNTEETLSHSVTGITSRHQPKAKLGDTKELENFISDLDNFLTDF